A window of Castanea sativa cultivar Marrone di Chiusa Pesio chromosome 1, ASM4071231v1 contains these coding sequences:
- the LOC142642712 gene encoding transcription factor MYB123-like, producing the protein MGRSPCCSKQEGLNRGAWTALEDKILSAYIRAHGEGKWRYLPKRAGLKRCGKSCRLRWLNYLRPDIKRGNISHDEEELIIRLHNLLGNRWSLIAGRLPGRTDNEIKNYWNTTLGKKAKAQTSSPLAEQSPLSKSQDKKLATKPNSTAAEPSNLAQASATPTQVIRTKASRCTKVLIPALPSLNEYHSLNSTAIDPLEPQALQSQLQSYHQDSAKCDVRGGTEELHETCGQESDFFNFSSNEFQASHGDRNGDYNFNNMQGPVQSLPFDETMFKDWTTNYCLEDNFNLDIESLTFLLDSDEWP; encoded by the exons atggggAGGAGCCCGTGTTGCTCCAAGCAGGAAGGACTCAACCGAGGAGCCTGGACTGCCTTAGAAGATAAAATACTCTCTGCTTATATTAGAGCTCATGGAGAAGGCAAATGGAGATACCTCCCCAAGAGAGCTG GTTTGAAGAGATGTGGCAAGAGTTGTAGACTTAGATGGTTGAACTATCTAAGACCAGACATTAAAAGAGGTAACATATCTCATGATGAAGAGGAACTCATTATCAGACTCCACAATCTTCTTGGCAACAG ATGGTCtctaatagctggaaggctacCTGGGCGAACAGACAATGAAATCAAGAACTACTGGAACACAACCCTGGGAAAGAAAGCCAAAGCTCAAACATCTTCACCACTTGCCGAACAGAGTCCCCTGAGCAAATCTCAAGATAAAAAGTTAGCCACTAAACCCAACAGTACTGCTGCTGAGCCATCGAACTTAGCACAGGCTTCAGCAACTCCAACCCAAGTAATCAGAACCAAGGCCAGTAGATGTACCAAAGTGCTAATCCCAGCATTACCATCTCTCAATGAATATCACTCTCTCAACTCAACAGCCATAGACCCATTAGAGCCTCAAGCTCTTCAAAGTCAACTACAAAGTTATCATCAAGATTCGGCTAAGTGCGATGTTCGAGGTGGAACTGAAGAGCTACACGAGACCTGTGGTCAAGAATCGgatttctttaattttagcAGCAATGAGTTCCAAGCAAGCCATGGAGATAGAAATGGGGACTATAATTTCAACAACATGCAAGGACCTGTCCAGTCCCTACCTTTCGACGAAACAATGTTCAAGGATTGGACCACAAATTATTGTCTTGAGGACAATTTCAATTTGGATATAGAGTCTTTGACATTTTTGCTTGATTCTGATGAATGGCCGTGA